The DNA window GACCTGCTTGGTCACCGATCCCAGAGCCTTGGAGATCTCGCCCTCGCGGCCCTCGAACTCCTTGCCCTCGCCGGCCAGCTGCTCGATGACCTCAGACTTGAGATCCTCATCGGCGTTCTGGCGCTCCTGCTTGTCAGCGATCTGGTAGATGCTGGAGAGCTTCTCCTCAGCGGCAGCCTTCACGGCCTCGAAGACGTCGTCCTGGTAGTCCTCGAAGGTCGGAACCTCCACCGGCTCCTTGCCGGCGCGCTGGACCAGATCGGCCTGAGCCTCGCACAGGACCTTGATGAACGGTTTGGCGGCCTCCAGGCCCTCCGCCACGATGTCCTCGGTGGGAGCGGTGCGGCCCTGAGTCTTGATCAGGTTCCAGGAGTTGTCGGTGGCCTCTGCCTCGACCATCATGACGGCGATGTCATCGCCGACCACGCGGCCTGCCACGACCATGTTGAACACGGCCTTCTGCAGCTCGGAGTGCTTGGGGAAGGCGACCCACTGGGCCTCGCCCTGACCGTCGTCGATCAGTGCCACACGCACACCGCCGATCGGGCCGGAGAACGGCAGACCGGAGAGCTGGGTGGACAGGGAGGCGCCGTTGATGGCGACCACGTCGTAGAGGTCATCAGGGTTGATCGCCATGATGGTCTCGACGACCTGGACCTCGTTGCGGATGCCCTTCTTGAAGGCAGGGCGCAGCGGACGGTCGATCAGACGAGCGGCCAGCGTGGCGTCGGTGGTGGGGCGGCCCTCACGGCGGAAGAAGCTGCCGGGGATGCGCCCTGCGGCGTACATACGCTCTTCGATGTCCACCGTCAGCGGGAAGAAGTCGAAGCCTTCGCGCGGGTGGCGGCCGACGGAGGTGGCCGAGAGCAGCGTGGTCTCCTCGTCCATGGTGACCACTGCGGAGCCGGCGGCCTGCTTGGCGAGGCGGCCGGTCTCAAAACGGATGGTGCGGGAGCCGAAACGACCGTTGTCGATCACGGCTTCTGCATAGTGAACCTCGGGACCCTGCATGGCAGGTGTCTCCTCTCTGTTGATGAGTGTTGCTGTGCAGCACATGGCTGCAGACACCACAACTGAGAGGGAAATGTGTATGACGGCCTTCGATCGAAGCCCACGGGCGCGGGAACACTCACGCCTCCCGTAAGCCACTACCGAGGACCGGGCATACAGTCTCTCAGCGGGTGCTGCCACTAGTCTCGCATACAAAACGGGTGGCCCCTAAGCAGGAGCCACCCGTTTCATGTTCGCTTGGTGATCAGCGTTTGACGCTGAAGCTCTTCGCTGGGATCAGCGGCGCAGACCCAGACGCTTGATCAGCGTACGGTAGCGCTCGATGTCCTTGCGCTCAAGGTAGTTGAGCAGACGACGACGGCGACCCACCAGCAGCATCAGACCACGACGGGTGTGGTGATCCTGCTTGTGCTCCTTCAGGTGCTCGGTGAGGTCGGAGATCCGACGCGTCAGCACAGCAACCTGGACCTCGGGCGAACCGGTGTCGCCGTCCTTGGTTGCGTACTCCTTGATGATCTCCTGCTTGACAGCGGGATCCAAAGCCATGGAAAAGCTCCTTATTCGTTGTGCCGCGACAAAGACCGAGCTTTGCCCTCAGCTGAGGGCCAGGGACCGGTGCCAGCCACCGCGGACTGCAGCATGGCGGATGTTGTCACACGACAACCCCACTACTGTACAGAGTTTCGCCCGGACACACCAGGCGCTCCCGGTGCCCAGGTGCCAGCGGGCCTCAGCTGGGCAGGGTGAAGCGAGCAGACGGGGTGGAACGAGCCGACGGGGTGGAACGGGCAGAATGCAGCACCGTGATCATCGGCAGCTCCACCTCGTCCTCCTCGGTCAGTCCTCGTTCGCGCATCAGGTAGTCCTCCAGGTTCCCCCGACGCCGCACTCGGTCCTTCTCCTCGGCCGAGAGCCAGGAGCTCAGCGTCGTGGCGTACCGGAAGATCTCCGCCACACTCAGTCGGCGGCTCCAC is part of the Nesterenkonia lacusekhoensis genome and encodes:
- the rpsO gene encoding 30S ribosomal protein S15; translation: MALDPAVKQEIIKEYATKDGDTGSPEVQVAVLTRRISDLTEHLKEHKQDHHTRRGLMLLVGRRRRLLNYLERKDIERYRTLIKRLGLRR